TGGCTTGAGGGCGCAGTAAGTCTGCACAAAACTAGTGACCAGAATAGCTGTAGCCACCAACGAACCCAATGCCTTCCATGGACTGCCAAAGTAGTCGGTAATCAGCTCCGCCACCCACGTCTTATATTTTCTCTCGTTCAGCTTTTCTATGCCTAGCCGAAGCTGATTAAACATGTAATAGTTAACTGCCGGGACTTCAAACTCATCATACATCTTCACCACTTCTTCATCACTACCAAGACTATGAAGCAATATATTATTACGAAGCAGCTCCTTCACATCAGCTCGTTGAAGGATTAACGATTTCATTACTCGAATATAAGTCGAAATCCGCAAGTCATTTGGGGTATGTGGGCACATCTCATACGCAATCATGTTCAGGTATATAGCTTTGGTATACGGGCACACCGCTCTAGGTGCAAGCATAAACTCACCATAGCAACAATACGAGTTAAATTCCATGTCACTAGTAGACTCATCTGAGGTACATCTCAAGAAAATCCATCTAGCTTTGAGCTCCGTTACTGAAGCAAACGCTCGATTTTGTTTTacataattaaaattttcatgtGTCTTATATTGAGTCGGAAGTGAGATGAAATAAGACCTGTAAAGCTCCAGAAGATGAAGCGGCCGCTTGTATTCCAGCACCTTTTTATCCTTCTTCATCATCACCTCCCCATAGTTTAAGTAGTTAAAGAATTTGTTTAGGACTTCTTCGCCTTTATCACGAGGGAACCTCAACTTCAACAAAACTTCGAGTACTACAAAGGGGATCTGGTTCTCTAGCAACAAAAGATCACGCTTTATGTTCGCAAACCCTATTGCGCCCAAGTACTCGTTATTTAAGAATACGTTAGTGTGTGCACATGGCATGAGTTCAATGTACAGCAAaataaaacaagcatcacgtaaCATCATTTGATTAAACTCGTGATCGCTGTAAGCGTCAGTAGAACCATCGATATAACACTTTCTAGCATCGTGTACCACCTCAAACACCGTGTTGTATAAGGTTTTAATAGTTTCTTTAGTTCTCAAACAATACTGTTCTAGTGTTATGAGTTTGTACTTCTCGGCTCGAGCAAGGGCAGGTCGGTTATGGTGATATGGGCCAATTGACACAACTGCAGGCTCGTAGCACTCACTGTTTCTACGACCTTTCTCGCTTTTTAAGAGTAAAGGTGGTACTTTCTCCATACGTCCTTCGCGTTCATAGCTTTTGGCGATCCCCTGGCCTGTAAGGCATATAACCCACTCCATGGCCTCGCTACAAATGTGGTCGTCCGGTCGATTACAGGGGATTTCAAGCACTACATGCTCACTTTCAGCCATCTTTATACTCCTCTCCTTCTCCAATGCGTTTGAGCTGTCAAAATTTAAATGTGAATAGGCATAAATAAGTTGCTAAAATTAACATATCAATATATACAAGAACAAGAACGAACTAAATTATTAAGACTATTAATAACTCACGGTTCTTTTGTAAATCTAACACACATTCAAATCTTATATGTGCATTTAAACACCACTCAAAatgtggtgtgtgtgtgtttgaacCAAAATTGCTTTTATGTATGCAAACCTCACGTTCCGTTTTAGTCATCTCATTGGGTCTACCTACTTAGTGGGATTTATGTTAAAGCAACTTTCCAAAAAGGTGTATATATGATATGTGGTTTTGTGAAGTTTATGTCCACTTGGCATAATCCTCTCGGCCAACAAGTAAGAAAATAATGCACCAATATGACTTCATAACCGAGGTGTTCTTTTtctaaagtaaaaaaaaaacccaaaaccaaTAATGATTCAAAAAGTGAAGACAGATTGAATCAGACGAATGTGCCAGGCGAGTGAGAGGGGAGGGTTGTGAAGCTAATTAACAACTATAAAATAACCCAATCCATGTATAGATTTTTTGGGTAAAGGAATCCATGTATAGATTTTTTTAGAACGAATTCTTGTTTCTATTACGCTATCACACTCCCTAAATTGTAGACCTTTAaccagactatgttgtcttaaccagAACAAATGAATGGAATAGACGAGGTAATAGAAtaggaatgcaatggatcattatcatttcatgtcttgtttggttaacACATGTAAATGGAAtaaattattattgtgtattgttcggtagcaAGAAAAACGAAATAATAAAATcagcgatgggtggtggtggcggtcgGTGATAGTGATTGTGGATGGTTATAGCCTTATAGGTagcggtggtgggtggcggcggcggcgagtggtggtggcggcgagtggcgtgAATGGAATAGAAGAGGTAATAGAAtaggaatgcaatggatcattatcatttcatgtcttgtttggttaacACATGTAAATGGAAtaaattattattgtgtattgttcggtagcaAGAAAAACGAAATAATAAAATCAGCGATGAGTGGTGGTGGCGGTCGGTGATAGTGATTGTGGATGGTTATAGCCTTATAGGTagcggtggtgggtggcggcggcggcgagtggtggtggcggcgagtggcggtgcggcaGCGATGAtgagtggtggtggcggcaatgcggccgttggtggtgggtggtggcagaGGTGGCGGTGGGTGGCGGCAGCGGCGACGgttggtggtggcgtcgacgatggtggtgggcggcggcggcgagtgccgttggcggttggtcgcggctgtgggtgataacggtggcgggtgggtggcggcggcgacgGTGGTTGTCGGGGTgtggtggtggcgggtggcgggtggcggcgggtggcggcgatggcgtcggtggtgggtggtggtggtgggttgtggcgaagatggtgggttgtggtgttgttgatgaatggtgcaagaggggatggaatgaaaaaaaaacatggagATTGGAttgaatgattttgagggaatgaaatgggtgattccattccattgaccaaccaaacaccttGGCTTCATTCACTCGTAATCATCTATTCCATTGCACCTCTCATTCCTgtataccaaacactaccttagagTTTGGCTTGGCGTTTCCCCGAAACATTATACCGCCGACTGCCACCATAAGAGTTGAACACTCTTTGACATAACACACGGTGAGACAAAAACCCGGGTGGGCTCAGGATAGAAGCTGGCACCTTTGCAAGGAGTCTATGCTCTATCAATCATTGTATAATCCACCAAAGTGACAAAAGTGAGAATTGAACTTGAACCTCCATTGGAAAAGCCAAACCTCCCTACTACTGGGCCACAAGTTGTGGATCCAAACCATATACAGataatcaatttttttaaaaaattatatgCAATCCTTTATAAACTCATAAAATCTTTAGTTTTTTAGGCTCATATTAGTTTCAATGAATCATAAATAAATCCTAATACATATTTATGTGTGAGCATTTCATGTATCttcataaataaaatatattaacaGTGTAATTACTCATTTCATATTATTATTTTACTTAATAAAAATACATTACAACCGTGTTGTATAAGTAAGATAGTATAAACacccattatatatatatatatatatatatatatatatagggagccgctagaatgagaaccacctcgagttgtaagaaccgcgagaactacaccccacggagcgccgttcgccgcaatttttttttacaagtagatgtgtgcattataaacacggccgtaaaaaatcacggcgaacggcgctccgtggggtgtacttttttacaccttaagtttggtgaaaaaaaagaaaaaagaaaaaaaattaaaaaacaccaaacttgaggtgtaaaaaagtacaccccacggagcgccgttcgccgtgattttttacagccgtgtttataatgcacacatctacttgtaaaaaaaaatcgcggcgaacggcgctccgtggggtgtagttctcgcggttcttacaactcggggtggttctcattctagcagccccctatatatatatatatatatatatatatatatatatatatatatatatatatatatatatatatatatatatatatatatatatatatatatatatatatatatatatatatatatatatatatatatatatatatatatatggcaatGCTCTATAAAAAACCATTGAATTTAAGAAAACTTTGCAAACCCAATGCATGGTCTAGATTTTGCCACGTGTCCATAGTAAATATCATATTCTTTTTGTCCTTGAGGGCATTATGGTATTTTCACATCTATCTTAGATATTTTCCCCTATTTGATTTGACAATAATTAATACCCATCACATCGAAATCTACTTTCAAAACCCAAGATCCACCATTCAAAACCTCCATTTTTTCATTAACTTCATCTCTGTGTTTCAAGATCCACCCTTTAAAAACCTACATTTTCCATTAACTTCATATCTGTTTCAAGTTCTACCCAAGATCCATTTCCATGAACTTCATTTCGGTTTCAAGATCCACCATTTCAAAACCTCCATTTCAAGATCCCCACTAACGGGAACGTCATTCGCAACGAGTTCCCTACTGACGAGGACAAGAATGATCAAGGTTTTTCATCCTTTTTTTTTTGATGGGttcgagttttttttttcttttttacaccCCTAATTCAACTTTACATGTTAATTTCTTAAAAGAAATCGAAGAACCAAGATACTGTCGAAGAATCAAGATCCTGTCAATAATAAGTTggttttaatttttaattgtcatttactttgattttcgttcttcacaattggttttattttttccagaattaagaatgttgccaaaagattaattatttttcaataccattgattattgtttcaaaaaaaaaagaatgacgtTTATAGGTAATAAATTTCAATACTATTAATTTTAGTTTGGTTTCCATTCTTCTGGTgtttataaattttgattttgattcatgGATTACTTGTTTTGGTTTCAAACTCGTTTGATCTTGATCCATGGATtagttatttttgtgttaaaaatatgTGTTTGTTGGTTTGGGGATTTTTGATCTGAACAATaactgtttttttgttggtttggttgccttgtttggtgctttttgatttgaatagtaactgttttttgttggttaggttgctttgttttgggcttttgatctgaatatgAACTGTTTTTGTGCGTTATAGtacagaaacagacccataacatTTGTTAatcccctgttagaatgatatataacgtgtgttgatttacagaaacagaccaATAAAGATATTTAAtcgacaagctggatggatgtaggcgacgctAATGCGGGGGCATGTGTTAAAAAAAAGATATTCAATAGGTCACATTTTTTGGGAAGGaactcttcgttcatttataacatgtgttagtggttcatgctgtaacagaactccatgatgtaacctgacatgtgttcatgtataacatgtgttaagcccctgatagaatgatatataacgtgtgttaaccttTGTTAATTTAAAAAGTATGTACAAAGGACAAAAAGAACATGATTACTTCTTTGACCATGTGGATAAATGTAGACCATGTATTTTATTTCATTTGACTAGATTGACATTCGAAATCATTGTGAAATTCTATGAAGCCAAAGATCaaccattgat
The Helianthus annuus cultivar XRQ/B chromosome 6, HanXRQr2.0-SUNRISE, whole genome shotgun sequence genome window above contains:
- the LOC110865306 gene encoding UPF0481 protein At3g47200, whose protein sequence is MCVRFTKEPSNALEKERSIKMAESEHVVLEIPCNRPDDHICSEAMEWVICLTGQGIAKSYEREGRMEKVPPLLLKSEKGRRNSECYEPAVVSIGPYHHNRPALARAEKYKLITLEQYCLRTKETIKTLYNTVFEVVHDARKCYIDGSTDAYSDHEFNQMMLRDACFILLYIELMPCAHTNVFLNNEYLGAIGFANIKRDLLLLENQIPFVVLEVLLKLRFPRDKGEEVLNKFFNYLNYGEVMMKKDKKVLEYKRPLHLLELYRSYFISLPTQYKTHENFNYVKQNRAFASVTELKARWIFLRCTSDESTSDMEFNSYCCYGEFMLAPRAVCPYTKAIYLNMIAYEMCPHTPNDLRISTYIRVMKSLILQRADVKELLRNNILLHSLGSDEEVVKMYDEFEVPAVNYYMFNQLRLGIEKLNERKYKTWVAELITDYFGSPWKALGSLVATAILVTSFVQTYCALKPRD